From the genome of Yersinia enterocolitica, one region includes:
- a CDS encoding GTPase HflX, with product MFDRYEAGEQAVLVHIYFSQDKNSEDLREFEALVSSAGVEALQIVTGSRKAPHPKYFVGEGKAEEIADAVKASGASVVLFDHALSAAQERNLERLCECRVIDRTGLILDIFAQRARTHEGKLQVELAQLRHIATRLVRGWTHLERQKGGIGLRGPGETQLETDRRLLRDRISLILSRLERVAKQREQGRRARTRAEIPTVSLVGYTNAGKSSLFNKITAADVYAADQLFATLDPTLRRINVADVGDTVLADTVGFIRHLPHDLVAAFKATLQETRQASLLLHIIDAADPRVTENMAAVDSVLAEIEADEIPTLLVMNKIDLLDDFVPRIDRNEDNLPVRVWLSAQTGAGISLLFQALTERLSGEIAHFELRLPPQAGRLRSRFYQLQAIEKEWIDEDGNVGMVVRMPIVDWRRLCKQEQDLVSYIIN from the coding sequence TTGTTTGACCGCTATGAAGCCGGTGAGCAGGCCGTACTGGTTCATATCTATTTCTCGCAAGACAAAAACTCAGAAGATCTGCGTGAATTTGAAGCGCTGGTATCTTCTGCGGGCGTAGAAGCTTTGCAAATTGTGACGGGTAGTCGCAAAGCACCGCACCCTAAGTATTTTGTCGGTGAAGGAAAGGCCGAAGAAATTGCTGACGCGGTGAAAGCCAGTGGCGCGTCTGTCGTCTTGTTTGATCATGCCCTTTCCGCAGCGCAAGAGCGAAATCTTGAGCGTTTGTGTGAGTGTCGGGTCATTGATCGTACTGGGCTAATCTTAGATATTTTTGCCCAACGGGCCCGTACCCATGAAGGTAAATTACAGGTCGAATTAGCGCAATTACGCCATATTGCGACCCGTTTGGTACGTGGCTGGACGCATCTTGAGCGTCAAAAGGGGGGGATTGGCCTTAGAGGGCCAGGTGAAACCCAGTTGGAGACCGACCGCCGTTTGTTACGCGACCGTATCAGCTTGATTTTGAGCCGTTTGGAGCGGGTGGCAAAGCAGCGTGAGCAGGGGCGACGTGCGCGTACCCGTGCTGAAATTCCGACAGTATCTTTGGTGGGATATACCAACGCCGGTAAATCCAGCCTGTTTAACAAAATTACGGCAGCTGATGTTTATGCGGCTGACCAATTATTTGCCACGCTGGATCCTACTTTACGCCGTATTAATGTGGCGGATGTGGGTGATACAGTGTTGGCGGATACGGTAGGTTTTATCCGGCATTTGCCGCATGATTTGGTCGCTGCTTTTAAAGCGACATTACAAGAAACACGGCAAGCCTCATTACTGTTACACATTATTGATGCAGCAGACCCTCGGGTAACCGAGAATATGGCCGCAGTTGATTCTGTTTTGGCAGAAATCGAAGCGGATGAAATACCTACATTATTAGTAATGAATAAAATTGATTTGTTGGATGATTTTGTCCCGCGAATTGATCGCAACGAAGACAATCTGCCAGTCAGAGTTTGGCTTTCGGCCCAAACCGGCGCAGGGATCTCGTTGCTATTTCAAGCGTTGACGGAGCGTCTTTCAGGTGAGATCGCACACTTTGAATTACGTTTGCCACCTCAGGCAGGTCGTCTACGTAGCCGTTTTTACCAGCTTCAGGCAATTGAAAAAGAGTGGATAGACGAGGACGGAAACGTCGGTATGGTGGTCAGAATGCCTATCGTTGATTGGCGTCGTCTCTGTAAACAAGAGCAAGATTTGGTCAGTTATATTATTAATTAG
- a CDS encoding HTH-type transcriptional repressor NsrR: MQLTSFTDYGLRALTYMASLPEGQMTSISQVTEVYGVSRNHMVKIINQLSRVGLVTAVRGKNGGIRLGKPANQILIGDVVRQLEPLSLVNCSSDFCHITPACRLKQVLNQAVQSFLNELDNYTLADMVKDNSPLYKLLLVE, encoded by the coding sequence GTGCAGTTAACAAGTTTTACTGATTATGGTTTGCGGGCGCTTACTTATATGGCCTCGCTACCGGAAGGCCAAATGACCAGCATTTCTCAGGTAACTGAGGTATATGGTGTGTCTCGCAATCATATGGTTAAAATAATCAATCAGTTGAGCCGTGTCGGTCTGGTGACCGCTGTGCGGGGCAAAAATGGTGGTATACGGTTGGGTAAACCGGCTAACCAAATTCTAATTGGTGATGTTGTGCGCCAACTGGAGCCACTGTCTCTGGTGAATTGCAGTAGTGATTTTTGCCACATAACACCCGCTTGTCGCCTGAAACAAGTGCTTAATCAGGCGGTACAGAGTTTCCTTAACGAGCTGGATAACTATACTTTGGCTGACATGGTTAAAGATAATTCCCCGCTCTACAAACTGTTACTTGTTGAGTAG
- a CDS encoding isovaleryl-CoA dehydrogenase, with product MEEGMEWQTHLVFNQPEPLSNSNLFLSDMALREAVMREHAGWDGETLSLIGLQLGSQESLELGRLANTNPPELLRYDAAGQRLNQVRFHPAWYMLMQELVNHRLHNLPWQEDARIGSFAARAARFILHAQVEAGTLCPITMTFGAIPLLQQTLPPLFQNWLSPLLSDRFDPHQSIGSQKRGLLIGMGMTEKQGGSDVLSNTTRAEPLEGRGNGEAYRLVGHKWFFSVPQSDAHLVLAQTDGGLSCFFLPKILPDGSYNAIRLERLKDKLGNRSNASSEVEFDNATAWLLGDEGDGVRQILKMGGYTRFDCALGSHGLMRRAFSVALYHAWQRQAFGKPLVDQPLMRQVLSRMALRLEGHTALLMRLASAWGKSDEAHEKIFSRLLTPAAKYRVCGQGSGFVAEAMEVLGGIGYCEQSELPRLYREMPVNSIWEGSGNIMCLDVLRTFRKLPAALEMLQQEFYPVRGQNRLFDRAWRQLQQRLKNPKEEQGRALTQQLFDLCCASQLLRFASPPLADAWCRMTLDHRDQYMLPEAVCARLLSRGSGFQ from the coding sequence ATGGAGGAAGGTATGGAGTGGCAGACTCACTTGGTTTTCAATCAGCCGGAGCCATTGTCGAACAGTAATTTATTTTTGTCTGACATGGCGTTGCGGGAAGCAGTGATGCGTGAACACGCTGGTTGGGATGGAGAGACTCTCTCTTTGATCGGGCTACAATTGGGATCACAGGAGTCTCTTGAACTTGGGCGGCTGGCAAACACCAATCCTCCTGAGTTATTGCGCTACGATGCTGCCGGGCAGCGGTTGAACCAAGTGCGATTTCATCCCGCGTGGTATATGTTAATGCAAGAGCTGGTCAATCATCGCCTGCATAATCTACCGTGGCAGGAAGATGCTCGAATCGGTTCTTTTGCCGCCCGTGCGGCGCGTTTTATCCTGCATGCACAGGTGGAAGCGGGCACGCTCTGCCCAATAACCATGACCTTTGGTGCTATCCCACTACTACAGCAAACACTCCCACCACTATTTCAAAACTGGCTATCGCCACTACTTTCTGATCGCTTTGATCCCCATCAGTCCATTGGTAGCCAGAAACGGGGCTTGTTGATAGGAATGGGCATGACAGAAAAACAGGGTGGTTCCGATGTACTCAGTAATACTACCCGGGCTGAGCCGCTGGAGGGGCGGGGCAATGGTGAGGCTTATCGTCTGGTGGGGCACAAGTGGTTTTTCTCGGTACCACAAAGTGATGCACACCTAGTGTTGGCGCAGACCGATGGCGGGCTATCCTGCTTCTTTCTGCCTAAAATATTGCCGGATGGCAGCTATAACGCCATTCGATTAGAACGGCTGAAAGATAAACTTGGCAACCGCTCCAATGCCAGCAGTGAAGTTGAGTTTGATAATGCGACTGCTTGGTTATTGGGGGATGAGGGCGACGGTGTGCGCCAAATTTTAAAAATGGGGGGCTATACCCGTTTTGATTGTGCGCTGGGTAGCCATGGTCTGATGCGGCGTGCCTTTTCCGTCGCGCTGTATCATGCGTGGCAGCGGCAGGCCTTTGGTAAGCCACTGGTAGACCAACCTTTGATGCGACAAGTGCTGAGCCGCATGGCATTGCGTCTGGAGGGGCATACAGCACTGCTGATGCGCTTAGCTAGCGCCTGGGGAAAGTCAGATGAGGCTCATGAGAAGATATTTAGCCGTCTACTCACTCCTGCGGCTAAATATCGGGTATGTGGGCAAGGCAGTGGGTTTGTTGCCGAGGCGATGGAGGTGCTGGGTGGGATTGGCTATTGTGAGCAGAGTGAACTGCCACGGCTCTATCGTGAAATGCCGGTAAACAGTATTTGGGAAGGTTCCGGCAATATTATGTGCCTTGATGTGTTGCGCACATTTCGCAAACTACCGGCAGCCCTTGAGATGCTACAGCAGGAGTTCTATCCGGTTCGCGGGCAGAATCGATTGTTTGATCGTGCGTGGCGGCAATTACAGCAGCGGCTGAAAAACCCCAAAGAGGAACAAGGGCGGGCATTAACTCAGCAACTGTTCGATCTGTGTTGTGCTTCTCAGCTACTGCGTTTTGCCTCACCACCACTGGCCGATGCCTGGTGCCGCATGACCTTGGATCACCGTGATCAATATATGCTGCCGGAAGCGGTTTGCGCGCGACTGCTCAGTCGCGGCAGCGGCTTTCAATAG
- a CDS encoding 23S rRNA (guanosine(2251)-2'-O)-methyltransferase RlmB — protein MSEIIYGIHAVKALLDNDPQRFLEVFILKGRDDRRLQPLVAELEAAGLVIQVASRQWLDSQVEGGVHQGIVARVREGRQYQENDLPALLESVDMPFLLVLDGVTDPHNLGACLRSADAAGVHAVIVPRDRSAQLNAIAKKVASGAAENVPLIKVTNLARTLRLLQEHNVWIVGTAGEADHTLYQSKMTGPMALVMGAEGEGMRRLTREHCDELISIPMAGTVSSLNVSVATGVCLFEVVRQRALKA, from the coding sequence ATGAGCGAAATTATTTACGGTATTCACGCCGTCAAAGCCCTGCTAGACAATGATCCGCAACGTTTCCTGGAAGTTTTTATTCTGAAGGGTCGTGACGATCGCCGTCTGCAACCTTTGGTCGCGGAACTGGAAGCTGCCGGTTTAGTGATTCAGGTGGCTAGCCGCCAATGGCTGGACTCTCAGGTTGAAGGGGGTGTCCATCAGGGGATCGTAGCGCGAGTGCGTGAAGGGCGTCAGTATCAGGAAAATGACTTACCTGCCCTGCTGGAAAGTGTGGATATGCCGTTCTTGCTGGTGCTGGATGGCGTAACTGACCCGCATAATCTCGGGGCATGTTTGCGTAGCGCCGATGCCGCCGGTGTCCATGCGGTTATTGTGCCACGCGATCGCTCGGCGCAGCTTAATGCTATTGCCAAGAAAGTGGCCAGTGGTGCCGCTGAGAATGTGCCATTGATTAAAGTGACTAATCTGGCGCGTACCCTGCGGTTACTGCAAGAACACAATGTCTGGATTGTTGGCACTGCCGGTGAAGCAGACCACACCTTGTATCAGAGCAAAATGACTGGCCCGATGGCGCTGGTGATGGGGGCTGAAGGTGAAGGCATGCGCCGTTTGACCCGTGAGCATTGCGATGAACTGATCAGTATTCCAATGGCGGGTACGGTTTCTTCGCTAAACGTCTCGGTTGCCACTGGGGTTTGCTTATTTGAAGTTGTGCGCCAGCGAGCATTGAAAGCGTAA
- a CDS encoding adenylosuccinate synthase, giving the protein MGKNVVVLGTQWGDEGKGKVVDLLTERANYVVRYQGGHNAGHTLVINGEKTVLHLIPSGILRENVTSIIGNGVVLAPDALMKEMTELEARGVPVRERLLLSEACPLILPYHVALDNAREKARGEKAIGTTGRGIGPAYEDKVARRGLRVGDLFNKETFAIKLKEIVDYHNFQLVHYYKADAVDYQTVLDEVLAIADILTAMVVDVSDLLDSARKRGDLIMFEGAQGTLLDIDHGTYPYVTSSNTTAGGVATGSGLGPRYVDYVLGIVKAYSTRVGAGPFPTELNDETGEFLRKQGNEYGATTGRSRRTGWLDIVAVRRAVQINSLSGFCMTKLDVLDGLKEVKLCVGYRMPDGREVDTTPLAAEGWEGIEPIYETMPGWSETTFGVKEHSKLPQAALNYIKRVEELTGVPVDIISTGPDREETMILRDPFDA; this is encoded by the coding sequence ATGGGTAAGAACGTCGTCGTACTGGGCACCCAATGGGGTGACGAAGGTAAGGGCAAGGTCGTTGACCTGCTGACTGAACGGGCTAATTATGTTGTGCGCTATCAAGGTGGTCACAACGCTGGCCATACTTTGGTTATCAACGGTGAGAAAACCGTTCTTCATTTAATTCCCTCAGGTATTCTGCGTGAAAACGTAACCAGCATCATCGGCAACGGTGTTGTATTGGCACCTGACGCTTTAATGAAAGAGATGACAGAGCTTGAAGCGCGCGGTGTGCCTGTACGTGAGCGACTGTTACTCTCCGAAGCATGCCCATTAATCCTGCCTTATCATGTGGCTTTGGATAATGCGCGTGAAAAAGCACGTGGTGAAAAAGCTATTGGTACTACCGGCCGTGGTATTGGTCCTGCTTATGAAGACAAAGTTGCCCGCCGTGGTCTGCGCGTCGGTGATTTGTTCAACAAAGAAACCTTCGCTATCAAACTGAAAGAAATTGTGGATTACCACAACTTCCAGTTAGTGCATTACTACAAAGCTGATGCAGTTGACTACCAAACAGTGCTGGATGAAGTATTAGCTATTGCTGATATTTTGACTGCCATGGTGGTTGATGTTTCTGACTTGCTGGACAGCGCCCGCAAGCGCGGTGATCTGATCATGTTCGAAGGCGCACAAGGCACCTTACTGGACATCGATCACGGTACTTATCCGTATGTAACTTCATCTAACACCACTGCTGGTGGCGTAGCCACCGGCTCTGGCTTGGGTCCACGTTATGTTGATTACGTCTTAGGTATCGTTAAAGCTTATTCCACCCGTGTAGGTGCAGGTCCATTCCCTACCGAGTTGAATGATGAAACTGGCGAATTCCTGCGTAAGCAAGGTAACGAATATGGCGCAACAACAGGCCGTAGCCGTCGTACCGGTTGGTTGGATATCGTTGCAGTGCGTCGCGCCGTGCAGATCAACTCCCTGTCTGGTTTCTGTATGACCAAACTGGACGTGTTAGATGGTCTGAAAGAAGTGAAGCTGTGTGTTGGCTACCGCATGCCAGATGGTCGCGAAGTTGATACTACCCCACTGGCTGCTGAAGGTTGGGAAGGTATCGAGCCAATTTACGAAACCATGCCAGGCTGGTCAGAAACCACCTTTGGTGTGAAAGAACATAGCAAGTTGCCACAGGCAGCCCTGAACTACATCAAACGAGTAGAAGAGCTGACCGGTGTTCCGGTTGATATTATCTCTACCGGTCCTGATCGTGAAGAAACCATGATCTTGCGCGACCCATTTGATGCATGA
- a CDS encoding DUF2065 domain-containing protein, which yields MNSTILLALGLVLVLEGLGPMLYPKAWRKMIQAMTQLPDATLRRFGGGLVVAGVVIYYMLRSRMGG from the coding sequence ATGAATTCAACCATCTTGTTAGCATTGGGTCTGGTTTTGGTGCTCGAAGGGCTTGGCCCGATGCTGTACCCCAAAGCCTGGCGCAAAATGATTCAGGCGATGACCCAATTACCGGATGCCACTTTGCGCCGTTTTGGTGGCGGATTAGTGGTTGCTGGTGTGGTTATCTACTACATGTTGCGTAGCCGCATGGGTGGCTGA
- a CDS encoding FtsH protease activity modulator HflK has protein sequence MAWNQPGNNGQDRDPWGSSNNNGGNSGGNNNNKGGRDQGPPDLDDIFRKLSKKLSSLGGKGGGSGNDNSGTTRGPGFSGRIVGIAVVAVVVIWAASGFYTIKEAERGVVTRLGKLSHIVQPGLNWKPTFIDEVTPVNVESVRELAASGVMLTSDENVVRVEMNVQYRVTDPAAYLFSVTNPDDSLRQATDSAVRGVIGKYTMDKILTEGRTIVRSDTQRVLEETIRPYNMGITLLDVNFQAARPPEEVKAAFDDAIAARENEQQYIREAEAYTNEVQPRANGQAQRLLEDARAYAARKVLEAQGEVAGFAKLLPEYKAAPEITRERLYIETMEKVLGHTRKVLASDKGNSLMVLPLDQMLRGQGADKAADGNKDTSLIRLNPPSSANSSQESGASNANTSSTSGSIMDQRRANAQRDTSTRVGRE, from the coding sequence ATGGCGTGGAATCAGCCCGGTAATAACGGACAGGACCGCGATCCGTGGGGGAGCAGCAATAATAATGGCGGCAACTCTGGCGGAAATAACAATAATAAAGGTGGTCGTGACCAAGGGCCGCCTGATCTGGATGATATCTTTCGAAAACTGAGCAAAAAACTGAGTAGCCTCGGTGGTAAAGGTGGCGGCAGCGGCAATGATAACAGTGGTACGACAAGAGGCCCTGGTTTCAGTGGCCGGATTGTGGGCATTGCTGTGGTTGCTGTGGTAGTTATCTGGGCGGCAAGTGGTTTCTATACAATTAAAGAAGCCGAGCGCGGTGTCGTTACTCGCTTGGGTAAATTAAGCCACATTGTGCAGCCTGGTTTGAACTGGAAACCGACCTTTATCGATGAAGTAACGCCAGTTAACGTTGAATCGGTACGTGAATTGGCAGCGTCCGGCGTGATGCTGACTTCTGATGAGAACGTGGTTCGCGTCGAAATGAACGTGCAGTACCGTGTGACTGATCCGGCCGCTTATCTGTTTAGCGTGACTAACCCGGACGACAGCTTGCGTCAGGCAACTGACAGCGCAGTACGTGGTGTTATTGGTAAATACACCATGGACAAAATCCTCACCGAAGGCCGTACCATCGTTCGTAGCGATACTCAACGTGTACTGGAAGAAACTATTCGTCCATACAATATGGGTATAACGCTGCTGGACGTTAACTTCCAGGCGGCGCGTCCACCAGAAGAAGTTAAAGCGGCATTTGATGATGCGATTGCAGCCCGTGAAAACGAACAACAGTATATTCGTGAAGCGGAAGCTTATACCAACGAAGTCCAACCACGGGCGAATGGTCAGGCGCAGCGTCTGTTAGAAGATGCGCGTGCTTATGCCGCACGTAAAGTGTTGGAAGCGCAGGGTGAAGTCGCAGGTTTTGCTAAGTTGTTGCCTGAGTATAAGGCGGCACCAGAAATTACCCGTGAGCGTCTATACATCGAAACGATGGAGAAGGTCCTCGGTCATACCCGCAAAGTACTAGCGAGTGATAAGGGTAATAGTCTGATGGTGTTACCACTGGACCAAATGCTGCGCGGCCAAGGTGCAGATAAGGCAGCGGATGGCAATAAAGACACAAGCCTGATTCGTCTGAATCCGCCTTCTTCTGCTAATAGCAGTCAAGAGTCTGGTGCAAGCAACGCCAATACCAGCTCAACCAGTGGCTCTATCATGGATCAGCGCCGGGCGAATGCTCAGCGTGATACTTCCACTCGCGTAGGGAGAGAATAA
- a CDS encoding biofilm peroxide resistance protein BsmA — MKIKRVMGVLLLALGLSGCSVLHTTPAPPPAIQPYAQEITRAQSLNLQKVGTVSAQVFGSPMDIEAEIQRRANASGAPYYLIIMLSDSIYPGTWYANALLYK, encoded by the coding sequence ATGAAGATAAAACGTGTGATGGGGGTTTTGCTGCTGGCGCTCGGGCTTTCGGGTTGTAGTGTTTTGCATACGACACCAGCCCCCCCTCCTGCAATCCAGCCTTATGCACAAGAAATTACCCGCGCCCAGAGCCTTAATTTGCAAAAAGTAGGCACCGTCTCAGCACAGGTATTTGGTAGCCCGATGGATATAGAAGCCGAAATTCAACGTAGGGCTAATGCCAGTGGCGCGCCCTACTATTTGATTATTATGTTGTCCGACAGCATTTATCCCGGCACCTGGTATGCCAACGCACTGCTGTATAAGTAA
- a CDS encoding protease modulator HflC: MRKSFLLIVVVVLIALYASLFVVQEGQRGIVLRFGKVLRDSDNKPLVYAPGLHFKIPFIETVKRLDARIQTMDNQADRFVTNEKKDLIVDSYLKWRISDFSRYYLATGGGDVSQAEVLLKRKFSDRLRSEIGRLNVRDIVTDSRGRLTSDVRDALNTGSVGDEAVTTEADDAIASAAARVEQETRGKQPAVNPNSMAALGIEVVDVRIKQINLPAEVSDAIFQRMRAEREAVARRHRSQGQEEAEKLRATADYEVTRTLAEAERQARITRGGGDAEAARLFADAFSKDPDFYAFIRSLRAYENSFNSGNDVMVLSPDSDFFRYMRSPDNSSKRP; the protein is encoded by the coding sequence ATGCGTAAGTCTTTTTTACTTATCGTCGTTGTGGTGTTAATCGCACTCTACGCTTCTCTGTTTGTGGTACAGGAAGGCCAGCGCGGCATCGTGCTACGCTTTGGCAAGGTATTACGTGATAGTGATAACAAGCCGCTGGTGTATGCACCGGGCTTGCACTTCAAAATACCGTTTATCGAAACCGTGAAAAGGTTGGATGCCCGTATTCAAACCATGGACAACCAGGCTGACCGTTTCGTTACCAACGAGAAGAAAGACCTGATTGTTGACTCCTATTTGAAATGGCGTATCAGCGATTTCAGTCGTTACTATCTGGCCACCGGTGGTGGTGATGTTTCTCAGGCCGAAGTGCTGCTGAAACGTAAGTTTAGTGACCGTTTGCGTTCTGAAATTGGTCGTTTGAACGTGCGTGACATCGTTACTGACTCACGTGGGCGTTTGACTTCAGATGTCCGTGATGCGCTGAACACCGGTAGTGTGGGTGATGAAGCTGTGACCACCGAAGCTGATGATGCAATTGCCTCTGCGGCAGCCCGTGTTGAGCAGGAAACCCGTGGCAAACAGCCTGCGGTTAACCCTAACAGTATGGCAGCGCTAGGGATTGAGGTCGTTGACGTGCGAATCAAGCAGATCAACTTACCGGCTGAAGTGTCTGATGCTATCTTCCAACGTATGCGTGCTGAGCGTGAAGCGGTAGCCCGTCGTCATCGTTCACAAGGTCAGGAAGAAGCAGAGAAGTTGCGTGCAACAGCTGACTATGAAGTAACACGTACACTGGCAGAAGCAGAACGTCAGGCGCGTATTACTCGTGGTGGCGGTGATGCAGAAGCAGCTCGTCTGTTTGCTGACGCATTCAGTAAAGACCCAGACTTTTATGCCTTCATTCGTAGCTTGCGTGCGTATGAAAACAGCTTTAACAGCGGCAATGATGTGATGGTTCTGAGCCCGGATAGCGATTTCTTCCGTTATATGAGGTCGCCGGATAACTCCAGCAAACGTCCATAA
- a CDS encoding ribonuclease R: MSQDPFLEREAEKYESPIPSREFILAHLAKRETPASREELANELNLTGEEPLEALRRRLRAMERDGQLVFTRRQCYALPERLDLLRGTVIGHRDGFGFLRVEGSKDDLYLSAEQMKTAIHGDVVLAQAVGADRKGRREARIVRVLVPKTSQIVGRYFTDAGTGFVVPDDGRLSFDILIPPEAINGARMGYMVVVELTQRPTRRTKAVGKIVEVLGENMGTSMAVDIALRTHEIPHTWPPQVEKQVVDLKEQVPEEAKKGRVDLRNLPLVTIDGEDARDFDDAVYCEKKRGGGWRLWVAIADVSYYVRPRTALDDEARSRGNSVYFPSQVVPMLPEVLSNGLCSLNPQVDRLCMVCEMTISSQGKLSSYKFYEAVMSSHARLTYTKVWRIIDGEETLREQYKPLVPHLLELHTMYKALDQARAERGGIAFETEEAKFIFNAERRIERIESTVRNDAHKLIEECMILANIAAARFVEKHNEPALFRVHDRPSDDHISALRSVLNELGLTLGGGLKPEPKDYAVLMDEVADRPDHEMLQTMLLRSMKQAIYDPENRGHFGLALASYGHFTSPIRRYPDLAMHRAIKYQLAKEQGNQKERWTPTGGWHSEYEDMLQLGEHCSMTERRADEATRNVADWLKCDFMQDQVGKDFTGIIASVTGFGFFVRLDDLFIDGLVHVSSLDNDYYRYDNIGQRLIGESSGQVYRLGDTVEIRVEAVHMDERKIDFALVSSTRKPRGEGKTARDKAKKADGQRTMRDTSTGRGGRGSSSGAPRRDGAPAGGGQQRPRRAKKPVNFEPDSAFRPADAAAKLDDKALAEKKAKAKAKRASAKTKKIAAATKAKRAKKKTSSDQ; encoded by the coding sequence ATGTCACAAGATCCATTCTTGGAACGAGAAGCAGAAAAATATGAGTCACCGATCCCTAGTCGGGAATTCATTTTGGCTCATCTCGCGAAGCGCGAAACACCTGCCAGCCGTGAAGAGCTGGCCAATGAACTTAATTTAACCGGCGAAGAGCCTTTAGAGGCACTGCGTCGCCGCCTGCGCGCTATGGAGCGCGATGGGCAATTGGTCTTCACCCGTCGTCAGTGCTACGCCTTGCCTGAGCGTCTCGACTTACTGCGTGGGACTGTTATTGGTCACCGTGATGGTTTCGGCTTTTTACGCGTTGAAGGCAGTAAAGACGACCTGTATCTCTCCGCAGAACAGATGAAAACCGCCATTCATGGTGATGTGGTATTGGCCCAAGCAGTTGGCGCAGACCGCAAAGGCCGCCGTGAAGCACGTATCGTGCGTGTATTAGTACCGAAAACCAGCCAGATTGTTGGTCGTTACTTTACTGATGCCGGCACCGGTTTTGTGGTGCCAGATGATGGTCGATTGAGTTTTGACATTCTGATCCCGCCAGAGGCAATCAACGGTGCGCGGATGGGTTATATGGTGGTGGTCGAGTTGACTCAGCGCCCGACCCGCCGGACTAAAGCGGTAGGTAAGATTGTTGAAGTGCTCGGCGAAAATATGGGTACCAGCATGGCGGTGGATATCGCACTGCGTACCCATGAGATCCCCCATACCTGGCCGCCACAAGTTGAAAAACAAGTTGTGGATCTGAAAGAACAAGTACCGGAAGAGGCGAAGAAAGGGCGGGTGGATTTACGCAACCTGCCATTGGTCACTATTGATGGTGAAGATGCCCGCGACTTCGATGATGCTGTTTACTGTGAGAAGAAACGCGGTGGTGGCTGGCGCTTGTGGGTGGCGATTGCTGATGTCAGCTATTATGTGCGCCCACGCACCGCGCTGGATGATGAAGCTCGCAGCCGTGGTAACTCGGTTTACTTCCCGTCGCAAGTGGTTCCGATGCTGCCGGAAGTGCTCTCAAACGGCCTTTGCTCCCTGAATCCGCAGGTAGACCGCCTGTGCATGGTGTGTGAGATGACCATCTCCTCACAGGGTAAGCTGTCGTCGTATAAGTTCTACGAAGCAGTGATGAGCTCCCACGCACGTCTGACCTACACCAAAGTGTGGCGGATTATTGATGGTGAAGAGACACTGCGTGAGCAATATAAGCCGCTGGTGCCGCATCTGTTAGAACTGCATACCATGTATAAAGCGCTGGATCAGGCCCGTGCTGAGCGTGGTGGTATCGCGTTCGAAACCGAAGAAGCCAAGTTTATCTTCAACGCTGAACGGCGCATTGAACGTATTGAATCGACGGTGCGCAATGACGCGCATAAGTTGATTGAAGAGTGCATGATTTTGGCGAATATTGCAGCCGCTCGTTTTGTCGAAAAACACAACGAACCTGCATTGTTCCGTGTACATGACCGCCCAAGTGATGACCATATCTCCGCACTGCGTAGCGTGCTGAATGAGCTAGGCCTGACCTTAGGTGGCGGCTTGAAGCCCGAGCCGAAAGATTACGCTGTACTGATGGATGAAGTTGCCGATCGCCCGGACCATGAAATGCTGCAAACCATGTTGCTGCGCTCAATGAAACAGGCAATTTACGATCCAGAAAACCGGGGTCACTTTGGCCTGGCATTGGCCTCTTATGGCCATTTCACCTCACCAATCCGCCGTTATCCTGACTTGGCGATGCACCGCGCTATCAAGTACCAGCTCGCCAAAGAGCAAGGCAATCAGAAAGAGCGCTGGACACCAACCGGTGGCTGGCACAGTGAATACGAAGATATGCTGCAATTGGGCGAACACTGCTCAATGACTGAACGCCGCGCTGATGAAGCTACCCGTAACGTAGCGGACTGGCTGAAGTGTGATTTTATGCAGGATCAGGTTGGTAAAGACTTCACCGGGATCATTGCCAGTGTTACCGGCTTTGGTTTCTTCGTGCGTTTGGATGATCTGTTTATTGATGGTTTGGTGCATGTTTCCAGCCTGGATAATGATTATTACCGTTACGACAACATCGGCCAACGTCTGATCGGCGAATCCTCAGGTCAGGTTTACCGCTTGGGTGATACCGTAGAAATTCGGGTTGAGGCGGTACATATGGATGAGCGCAAAATTGACTTTGCTCTGGTCTCCAGTACCCGTAAGCCGCGCGGTGAGGGTAAAACAGCCCGTGATAAGGCGAAGAAAGCTGATGGGCAGCGCACGATGCGTGATACCTCAACCGGTCGTGGTGGGCGTGGTAGTTCATCTGGTGCTCCGCGCCGTGATGGCGCGCCAGCCGGTGGTGGGCAGCAACGGCCTCGTCGGGCAAAAAAACCAGTGAACTTCGAGCCGGATAGTGCATTCCGCCCAGCAGATGCCGCCGCTAAACTAGACGATAAAGCACTGGCTGAGAAAAAAGCCAAAGCGAAAGCAAAACGAGCGTCCGCTAAAACCAAAAAAATTGCCGCCGCCACCAAGGCCAAGCGTGCGAAGAAGAAAACCAGCAGCGACCAGTAA